One window of the Salvia splendens isolate huo1 chromosome 1, SspV2, whole genome shotgun sequence genome contains the following:
- the LOC121745710 gene encoding kinesin-like protein KIN-5D: protein MEASQRRGGGGMVPISPSQAPRSSDRAVRDPRSGEGNFSGKHDKDRGVNVQVIVRCRPLSEDEARLHTPVVISCNDSRREVCAVQSIANKQIDRTFLFDKVFGPSSQQKDLYDQAVCPIVFEVLEGYTSTIFAYGQTGTGKTYTMEGGSRKKNGDIPSDAGVIPRAVRQIFDILEAQNAEYSLKVTFLELYNEEITDLLAPEECSKFIEDKSKKPIALMEDGKGGVFVRGLEEEIVTTADEIYKILEKGSAKRRTAETLLNKQSSRSHSVFSITIHIKECTPEGEEMIKCGKLNLVDLAGSENISRSGAREGRAREAGEINKSLLTLGRVINALVEHSGHIPYRDSKLTRLLRDSLGGKTKTCIIATISPSIHCSEETLSTLDYAHRAKNIKNKPEVNQKMMKSALIKDLYFEIDRLKQEVHAAREKNGIYVPKDRYLQDEAEKKVMLEKIEHMEIDIETKDKKLLELQDLNSSEQQLAVQLSDKLEISEKRLRETECALLDLEERHRQANATIKEKDYLISNLLKSEKALTEHALGLREELETAASDVSNLFAKIERKDKIEDNNRVLIQKFQSELAQQLEILHKAVASATTQQEHHLKEMEEDMHLFVSSKMEATEQLQDHLEKLKTMYGLGIKALEDLAGELDGNSRSIFADLNTEVSKHSSDLEKLFKGIVTEANNVLHDLQESLHSQESKLTTYAQQQHEAHSRAVETTRSISQITVNFFKTVDGHASKLGEIVEESQTVTDHKLSDLEKKFEECAAMEERQLLTEMAELLAGSNARKKKLIQGAINELRESAASRTNKLQQEMSIMQSSTSSIKAEWTSYSEGAESHYLKNTDLVERGKKEMKDVIQKGLNQAKLSAQQWNNARDSLLAQQKSNVISVHEIARGGMDMVEELRGRYSCAVSSALEDAEVGSKNMLSSIDRSLQLDREACETLDSIINPCCDELRQLNSGHHHKIVEITQNAGKCLLEDYKMDLPSCSTPRRRSMKVPSIALIENLKTTCLEMSKQANGDVKHVAARLPLTAIN from the exons ATGGAAGCTTCACAGAGAAGAGGCGGCGGTGGAATGGTGCCTATATCACCGTCGCAAGCACCTCGGTCCAGCGATAGGGCGGTGAGAGATCCGCGATCGGGAGAGGGGAATTTCAGCGGAAAGCACGATAAGGATAGAGGCGTCAATGTACAGGTCATTGTGCGATGCAG GCCTTTGAGTGAGGATGAGGCTAGATTGCATACACCTGTGGTGATTTCTTGCAATGACAGCAGAAGAGAAGTTTGCGCGGTTCAGAGTATTGCAAATAAGCAAATTGATAGGACTTTCCTATTTGACAAG GTCTTTGGTCCATCATCCCAGCAAAAGGATTTGTACGATCAAGCAGTATGCCCCATAGTATTTGAAGTTCTAGAAGGCTACACTTCCACTATCTTTGCCTACGGGCAAACTGGAACCGGGAAGACCTACACTATGGAGGGTGGGTCAAGAAAAAAG AATGGTGATATCCCAAGTGATGCTGGGGTTATTCCAAGAGCCGTTAGACAAATTTTTGATATATTAGAAGCTCAAAATGCTGAGTACAGCTTGAAGGTCACATTCTTAGAACTTTACAATGAGGAAATAACAGATCTTTTGGCGCCAGAAGAATGTTCAAAATTCATAGAAGACAAATCAAAGAAACCGATAGCTCTCATGGAGGATGGAAAAGGGGGAGTTTTTGTTAGGGGATTGGAAGAGGAGATTGTGACAACAGCTGATGAAATATATAAGATCTTAGAAAAAGGTTCTGCCAAGAGGAGAACAGCAGAGACCCTTCTCAACAAACAGAGCAGCCGTTCTCACTCAGTATTTTCTATCACTATTCATATCAAGGAGTGTACTCCAGAAGGAGAGGAGATGATCAAATGTGGGAAGCTAAACTTAGTCGACCTGGCTGGCTCGGAAAATATTTCACGTTCCGGTGCAAGAGAG GGAAGAGCAAGGGAAGCAGGTGAGATAAACAAAAGCTTGCTGACACTTGGTCGCGTCATAAATGCCTTGGTTGAACATTCTGGTCATATACCCTACAG AGATAGCAAGTTAACGAGGTTGCTGAGAGATTCTTTGGGAGGGAAAACAAAGACTTGTATAATTGCTACGATATCACCTTCCATCCACTGTTCAGAAGAGACACTCAGTACTTTAGATTATGCTCATCGTGCCAAAAACATAAAGAACAAACCTGAG GTCAATCAGAAGATGATGAAGTCAGCTCTGATCAAGGATTTATACTTTGAGATTGATCGACTAAAACAAG AGGTGCATGCTGCAAGAGAGAAAAATGGAATCTATGTTCCAAAAGATCGTTATCTCCAGGATGAGGCAGAGAAAAAG GTGATGTTAGAGAAGATAGAGCATATGGAAATTGACATAGAGACCAAGGATAAG AAACTATTGGAGCTCCAGGACTTAAATAGTTCTGAGCAGCAATTGGCTGTTCAGCTGAGCGACAAACTTGAGATATCTGAG AAAAGGCTACGGGAAACTGAATGTGCATTGCTTGATCTCGAAGAAAGACACAGGCAGGCAAATGCaacaataaaagaaaaggacTACCTGATATCGAACCTGCTTAAGTCTG AGAAAGCACTCACTGAGCACGCACTAGGCCTCCGAGAGGAACTAGAAACTGCTGCATCAGATGTGTCTAATTTGTTCGCCAAGATTG AGAGGAAGGATAAAATTGAAGACAACAATCGAGTGCTTATACAGAAATTCCAATCCGAATTGGCTCAGCAGCTTGAGATCTTACATAAGGCGGTAGCATCTGCCACCACGCAACAAGAACACCACCTTAAAGAAATGGAAGAAGATATGCATTTGTTTGTATCTTCAAAGATGGAG GCTACTGAACAACTTCAAGATCATCTAGAGAAATTGAAAACCATGTATGGCTTGGGAATCAAGGCTTTAGAAGATTTAGCTGGAGAACTTGATGGTAACTCTCGATCGATATTTGCTGACCTGAATACTGAAGTTTCCAAGCATTCTTCAGACTTAGAAAAG CTTTTCAAAGGGATTGTTACTGAGGCAAATAATGTACTTCATGACCTTCAAGAAAGTTTACATAGTCAGGAGAGTAAATTGACTACCTATGCGCAACAGCAACACGAG GCTCATAGCAGAGCTGTCGAAACAACAAGGTCAATTTCCCAGATTACAGTAAACTTCTTCAAGACTGTAGATGGACATGCATCAAAACTAGGTGAAATTGTGGAAGAATCACAGACAGTTACTGATCACAAGTTATCTGATCTCGAAAAGAAGTTTGAG GAGTGTGCTGCGATGGAAGAGAGACAACTACTCACAGAAATGGCAGAACTGCTAGCAGGATCAAATGCTAGGAAGAAGAAATTA ATACAAGGTGCAATCAATGAACTCCGGGAGAGCGCGGCCAGTAGAACTAACAAATTACAGCAAGagatgtcaatcatgcaaagcTCAACTTCTTCTATCAAAGCAGAATGGACAAGCTACTCAGAGGGAGCTGAATCTCATTATCTCAAGAATACAGATTTAGTGGAGAGAGGGAAAAAAGAGATGAAAGATGTTATCCAGAAGGG GTTGAATCAAGCTAAATTAAGTGCACAGCAATGGAACAATGCCCGGGACTCCCTTCTGGCTCAACAGAAGAGCAATGTCATTTCAGTTCATGAGATTGCTAG GGGCGGAATGGATATGGTCGAAGAATTGCGTGGCCGGTACTCATGTGCTGTGAGTTCGGCACTAGAAGATGCAGAAGTAGGAAGCAAGAACATGCTCTCATCCATTGATC GTTCATTACAACTTGATCGTGAGGCATGTGAGACTCTCGACTCGATTATCAACCCATGTTGTGATGAGTTGAGGCAACTGAATAGCGGACACCATCACAAGATTGTGGAAATCACTcaaaatgcaggaaaatgcctCCTAGAAGATTACAAG ATGGATCTGCCCTCATGCTCAACACCAAGAAGGAGATCGATGAAGGTTCCGAGCATCGCGCTCATCGAGAATCTGAAGACCACTTGTTTGGAGATGTCCAAGCAAGCGAATGGTGACGTAAAGCATGTTGCTGCTCGCCTTCCCTTAACAGCCATCAACTAA